The following proteins come from a genomic window of Rutidosis leptorrhynchoides isolate AG116_Rl617_1_P2 chromosome 10, CSIRO_AGI_Rlap_v1, whole genome shotgun sequence:
- the LOC139873152 gene encoding probable serine/threonine-protein kinase PBL5: MGCFFCSGGEKDSTPKINKKNNHQSYSSSDKSKLAPCSQVKKEIGKETNQISSANEPNDESNPPNKQESTKNNARAFPYAQLVVATNNFKDDNFLGEGGYGKVFKGKLKDTDQIVAIKKLDPNGCQGLREFVVEVMTLGLADHPNLVKLIGFCAEEEQRILVYEYMPLGSLEDHLHCLRPNRKRLDWNIRMKIAAGAARGLAYLHDKMNPHVIYRDLKCSNILLDEDYHAKLSDFGLAKVGPQGENTHVSTRVMGTYGYCAPDYAMTGQLTFKSDIYSFGVVLLELISGRKAFDNSKPATEQNLVSWARPLFKDRKKFSQMVDPVLEGEYPVRGLYQALAIAAMCLQELPNMRPRVADIVDALDYLALQK, from the exons ATAAGTCCAAGTTGGCTCCATGTAGCCAAGTAAAAAAAGAAATTGGTAAGGAAACTAATCAAATATCGAGTGCTAACGAGCCTAATGATGAAAGTAATCCGCCAAATAAGCAAGAAAGTACTAAAAACAACGCACGAGCATTCCCATATGCGCAATTAGTCGTAGCTACCAACAATTTTAAGGATGATAATTTCTTGGGTGAAGGTGGATATGGCAAAGTGTTTAAAGGGAAACTAAAAGACACTGATCAG ATTGTTGCTATTAAGAAATTGGATCCGAATGGGTGTCAAGGGCTTAGAGAATTCGTGGTTGAAGTGATGACATTAGGTTTAGCCGATCACCCGAATTTGGTGAAACTGATTGGTTTTTGTGCTGAAGAAGAGCAAAGAATATTAGTCTATGAATACATGCCGTTAGGTTCTTTGGAGGACCATCTACACT GTTTACGTCCCAATAGAAAACGGCTTGATTGGAACATAAGGATGAAGATAGCAGCTGGTGCAGCAAGGGGATTAGCCTATTTGCATGACAAGATGAACCCACATGTTATATATAGGGACTTAAAGTGCTCCAATATTTTACTAGACGAAGACTATCATGCCAAGCTGTCAGATTTTGGGTTGGCAAAGGTGGGCCCACAGGGTGAGAATACACATGTATCGACACGAGTGATGGGTACCTATGGTTATTGTGCTCCCGATTATGCAATGACTGGTCAACTTACTTTCAAATCCGATATCTATAGCTTCGGGGTTGTACTTCTAGAGCTTATTAGTGGGAGAAAAGCATTTGATAATTCAAAGCCTGCAACAGAGCAAAATCTTGTTTCTTGG GCACGGCCCTTATTCAAAGACCGAAAGAAGTTCTCTCAGATGGTGGACCCCGTTCTTGAGGGTGAGTACCCAGTAAGAGGGCTATATCAAGCTCTAGCAATTGCTGCAATGTGTCTTCAAGAACTGCCTAACATGAGACCACGTGTGGCAGATATTGTTGATGCTTTAGACTATCTTGCTCTCCAAAAGTGA
- the LOC139870203 gene encoding GDSL esterase/lipase At4g26790-like: protein MKFVILLLHIVIPTLLIKNVDSNSTVVNKIKAMYVLGDSTVDCGENTLFFPFLLHNLSLHPCDGPPSSILPHLLAKKIGLPYPIPFYSQNGSAKVLLRGVNLGSTGATILSSPTNPVLQSLNQQLRQAYEIFQLLQLELGQETANDFIKSSTIFYISFGKDDYIDLFHSNPTKTRKTNAENLSQLLVDQMTNAIQYLYGSNVRKFLLMGVPPLGCTPRFMHSTNDSIRDDDRGGDGVICADDINNYVLEYNAFLEQRIVRLNMELVDAQLIFCDTYRAIREIINNPYLYGIENVKSACCGTGTETAIRGCMSLNMACEDPSTYVWWDLFNPGRRVSSLIADSAWSGEQLSDICRPTTVQKFLSLS, encoded by the exons ATGAAGTTTGTTATTCTTCTACTTCATATTGTTATCCCAACATTATTGATCAAAAATGTGGATAGCAACTCAACGGTAGTAAATAAGATTAAGGCAATGTATGTGTTAGGAGATTCAACTGTTGATTGTGGGGAAAACACACTATTTTTCCCATTTCTCCTTCATAACCTCTCTTTACATCCTTGCGATGGTCCTCCGTCTTCCATTCTTCCTCACCTTCTTG CTAAAAAAATTGGATTGCCATATCCAATACCATTCTACAGCCAAAACGGATCCGCCAAGGTGCTTCTACGTGGCGTAAACCTAGGTTCAACGGGAGCCACGATTCTTAGTAGCCCTACGAACCCCGTTCTCCAATCCCTTAACCAACAACTACGCCAAGCGTACGAGATTTTTCAACTATTACAACTAGAACTTGGCCAAGAAACCGCCAACGATTTCATCAAATCGTCTACAATCTTCTACATCTCATTTGGTAAAGATGATTACATTGATCTCTTCCATAGCAATCCTACCAAAACTAGAAAAACAAACGCAGAAAACTTATCTCAACTTTTGGTAGATCAAATGACTAATGCTATTCAATATCTTTATGGCTCAAATGTGAGGAAGTTTTTACTTATGGGGGTACCCCCTTTAGGATGTACTCCAAGGTTTATGCATTCGACAAATGATTCAATACGTGATGATGATCGTGGTGGAGATGGAGTTATTTGCGCAGATGACATCAACAACTATGTTTTGGAGTACAATGCCTTTCTTGAGCAACGCATTGTACGCCTAAATATGGAATTGGTTGACGCTCAGTTGATCTTTTGTGACACTTATCGCGCAATTAGGGAGATTATAAATAATCCTTACCTTTACg GTATCGAGAATGTAAAGAGTGCATGTTGTGGCACGGGTACTGAAACTGCGATTCGTGGATGCATGTCTTTGAACATGGCTTGTGAAGACCCTTCAACCTATGTGTGGTGGGATCTGTTTAATCCAGGACGTCGAGTTAGCTCGCTGATTGCAGATTCGGCGTGGTCTGGCGAACAATTGTCTGACATTTGTCGCCCTACCACTGTCCAAAAATTCTTATCTCTTTCTTGA